In Maridesulfovibrio sp., the following proteins share a genomic window:
- a CDS encoding NADH-quinone oxidoreductase subunit B family protein — protein MFKKFIGNSRAKSPWIMHFDCGSCNGCDIEVLACLTPLYDVERFGIVNVGNPKHADVLLVTGTVNHRNAKVLRNIYDQMPDPKGVIAIGACGLSGGIFRECYNVLGGVDKVIPVDVYVPGCPAKPEAIIDGVVTALAKFEGLKG, from the coding sequence ATGTTCAAGAAATTCATTGGAAATTCACGCGCCAAGTCTCCGTGGATCATGCATTTTGACTGCGGAAGCTGTAACGGCTGCGATATCGAAGTTCTGGCATGCCTGACACCGCTGTACGACGTTGAACGTTTCGGAATTGTCAACGTGGGTAACCCCAAGCATGCCGACGTCCTTCTGGTAACTGGAACCGTCAACCACAGAAACGCAAAGGTTCTGCGCAACATCTACGATCAGATGCCTGATCCCAAAGGTGTTATCGCTATCGGTGCCTGCGGTCTGTCCGGCGGGATTTTCCGCGAGTGCTACAACGTTCTCGGCGGAGTAGACAAGGTTATCCCGGTTGATGTTTACGTCCCCGGCTGCCCTGCGAAACCCGAAGCAATCATCGACGGCGTGGTCACAGCCCTTGCCAAGTTTGAAGGCCTCAAAGGCTAA
- a CDS encoding NADH-quinone oxidoreductase subunit C: MIENQIDITLESLVGEVSKMKSDGQRMVTLSCTTIGDGKADIIYHFDKNEVLTNLRLTVDMDKPVPSISSVYFAALLIENEIQDQFDIKFEGLVLDFGRKLYLDDEVTIVPMCNNTKAMKVNK, translated from the coding sequence GTGATTGAAAATCAGATAGATATAACTCTGGAAAGCCTGGTAGGCGAAGTATCCAAGATGAAAAGTGACGGACAGCGAATGGTCACTCTCTCCTGCACCACCATTGGTGATGGTAAAGCGGATATCATCTACCACTTTGATAAAAACGAAGTACTCACAAACCTGCGTCTGACCGTGGACATGGACAAGCCCGTGCCCTCCATCAGCAGCGTTTACTTTGCAGCGCTGCTTATCGAAAACGAAATACAGGACCAGTTCGACATCAAGTTCGAAGGCCTCGTACTCGACTTCGGACGCAAGCTGTACCTCGATGATGAAGTAACCATCGTCCCCATGTGTAACAACACAAAGGCGATGAAAGTGAATAAATAA